The DNA window ccccctctccctctctctctctcccccccccctctctctctctctctctccccccccctctctctctctctcacccccccccctctccctctctctctctcccccccccctctctctctctctctctcccccccccctctctctctctctctcaccccccccccctctccctctctctctctcccccccccctctctctctctctctctccccccccccctctctctctctctctctccccccccccctctctctctctctcccccccccccctcccctctctctccccccttgaggTGGGGGCGGGCGGCCGGCTGTTCGCTCAGCTCGGACTCTCCGCTCACCAGCCTGTCCTTGTGGATCTCCTCCCGCAGACACTTCCTGGCGTTGGACGGCAGCTGGAAGGAGATGGCGCCGGCGGCCAGCAGCTGGTTCAGGGCggcgaggggcaggagcagggcggggggaggaggtgagggcctgaggccggggactgggagtcggggaggggcctgaggccggggactgggagtcggggaggggcctgaggccggggaggggcctgaggccggggactgggagtcggggaggggcctgaggccggggactgggagtcggggaggggcctgaggccggggactgggagtcggggaggggcctgaggccggggactgggagtcggggaggggcctgaggccggggactgggagtcggggaggggcctgaggccggggactgggagtcggggaggggcctgaggccggggactgggagtcggggaggggcctgaggccggggactgggagtcggggaggggcctgaggccggggactgggagtcggggaggggcctgaggccggggactgggagtcggggaggggcctgaggccggggactgggagtcggggaggggcctgaggccggggactgggagtcggggaggggcctgaggccggggactgggagtcggggaggggcctgaggccggggactgggagtcggggaggggcctgaggccggggactgggagtcggggaggggcctgaggccggggactgggagtcggggagggggcctgaggccggggactgggagtcgggcctgAGGCCGCTCTCGGGTCGCTCGGTTCCTGCGCGGTTTCCAGGGGCAACGGATTTCGGGCCCAGGCCCAGCGACCGTTACTATGGGCGGCCTGGTAttatgggatggagggagaggcctgtccccaactttagttctttcaatgtggacgccgggcagggtgggatgtgtcggaggtccccggggtgtttgggtcacggggggaggggggagacaggctgagggtgggggggactcggtttggggtgagggaagagggggagacaggctgagggtgggggggactcggtttggggtgagggaagagggggagacaggctgagggaggggggggactcggtttggggtgagggaagagggggagacaggctgagggtggggggactcggtttggggtgagggaagagggggagacaggctgagggtggggggaactcggtttggggtgagggaagagggggagacaggctgagggtgggggggactcggtttggggtgagggaagagggggagacaggctgagggtgggggggactcggtttggggtgagggaagagggggagacaggctgagggtgggggggactcggtttggggtgagggaagagggggagacaggctgagggtgggggggactcggtttggggtgagggaagagggggagacaggctgagggtgggggagactcggtttggggtgagggaagagggggagacaggctgagggtgggggggactcggtttggggtgagggaagagggggagacaggctgtgagggtttcaaatcagtaaaataggtccttgaaatgtggctcattccagcagacaggtctcctggtcaaaccagtcctgccctgggctgtccctggatGAACATGAGAACGGACAGGTCCCTGAGGGAGACCCATTGAGATTCAGTCTAATATCTCAAAGGCTGAAGCAGGGAGCTCCCCGGGGGTAGGGGATGGCCGTGTGTCTCGTCCCAAACCCTCCCCAGGggcggggacaatctctcagtctgccggggtcctccagcctgtcctgagtgtatttctctctctgtctctctcccaacttttctctttggattctctggtttgtaaccgggatttgtgtctcagtgttggtgctgagggattgtcggtgtaactgggagagggaatgggagggagggagctctgggctcttgctgtgcctttttaatcccttgcttttgtattttaatcaattctctctctctctctctctcccctcaggaaacatttcgatgaaatgctgcaaggagatgatccagaaagagacattttgtgagaaggaggaggaggaggaggaatcctgggccaagcatcgttctcaccgctggggactgactgactgagaccttcaccgcagcctggacccaatgggggccacgtgagtaatgtctgggttactctgggggatcactgggacatgatacaggagctgacactgagacaaacactgaccgtctgacagtgcagcgctccctcagtaccgaccgtccGACAGAATATCAGCATCTGTTCGATcccaaattcctcccttcgttcattgcaagtgcaacttttcagaaataacacaaagtggatcaaactattattcagaggctgacaatgtgacatatctcgggtctgaattgaaattaaaaactctttcagggagcgtcctgcagcacccagagggcccaaatgtgaaaacagcctccaaatgttttctgagtttgaagtttaatttttgaaaaggtcactgacaactcagaaagaaatcgtgttaattccgaagccattttgggcccccatgtgaaattgtattgtaatggaaccacacagacacatggggaagctcgggagcaaactgattggaatttgagattttaatcccatattcatttgtggcacagctcagctcaattcaaacccaatgtctgtgcaagggacacgtgtctcctgactgtacagtgtgtgtgtgtgtgtgtgtgtctcagtctcactggtcccataacataactttaaagcagtaaaattaacccgaacctgctccaaagacaaaaccgatccagatcttgaaggtgtgatgatttcctccttctctctgctctgttggtgggaggctcatttccagtcccaggtatttgtctattccccatgtctgatgggttgtttcctgtgaacagtttgtcagagagtgtttcactgcctcagggtgtttacagagagagagagagagagagagaagcagctcccatcctggtctgaaagacccagtcaatgagagatttataaaacaatccagcccagtgcagttaaaccttgtcccctattaatccaaacacaccatattgtgagcaaaattcaatatttcacagggccagtgagtcccagacacagattgtacccacctccctaaactaaactcaactcctttaaaaagtgtctgtcaaaacacagcccgtttcgggactgaacccctcaaataaccgttacactcaacattgcaatctctcagtgaattgttcccttttacccactgtgtgctgtgcatgtacaggagctgacactgagacacacacgggccgtaccgtacctgagtacttttcaatcaagagaaattcagagagacaacagagagaggggcagagagagagaaaaggacagagagagagaggggcgagaggcagagagagagagagaaaaaggcagagcggggagagagtcagagagagaaaaacagacagtgcgagaggcagaaggagagagggggacagagagagataaaaagagagagaggggcagagagtgtggtagagaggcagagagtggattggtcctgcctggtgatttacccgattcctgcgagcagccaggcctctctgggctgtttaatggcttctcaccagcaagggggggcccccatctcccacctcgcaataaactctttcactcagatgcttcctctcaccctcacacattaccactgttgcaagccgcacacccacaactcataggtcacacatactggcagctattcaaccatgacaggcacatcacccaaacaccctgcaggaccctcaccgacacacgtcccactttctggcaggagaccccctcacactctctctccccctcgctctgtctttttctctcactctctgttcctctatctttctctgcctctctcccctctctgtcattttctctctctctctctcttgatctctctgcctctctctctgttattctctctctctccccccactctctctgtctttttattttctgtctctgcctctctctcgtctttgctctctgtccttctctctctgtccttctctctcctgtccttctctctgtgtccttctctctgtgtccttctctctgtgtcttctctctgtgtccttctctctgtgtccttctctctgtgtccttctctctgtgtccttctctctgtgtccttctctctgtgtccttctctctgtgtccttctctctgtgtccttctctctgtgtccttctctctgtgtccttctctctgtgtcccttctctctgtgtccttctctctgtgtccttctctctgtgtccttctctctgtgtccttctctctgtgtccttctctctgtgtccttctctctgtgtccttctctctgtgtccttctctctgtgttccttctctctgtgtccttctctctctgtgtccttctctctctgtgtccttctctctctgtgtccttctctctgtgtccttctctctgtgtccttctctcttgtgtccttctctctctgtgtcctctctctctgctgtccttctctctgtgtccttctcctctgtgtcctctctctctgtgtccttctctctctgtgtccttctctctctgtgtccttctctctctgtgtccttctctctctgtgtccttctctctgtgtccttctctctgtgtccttctctctgtgtccttctctctgtgtccttctctctgtgtccttctctctgtgtccttctctctgtgtccttctctctgtgtccttctctctgtgtccttctctctgtgtccttctctctgtgtccttctctctgtgtccttctctctgtgtccttctctctgtgtccgtcttctctctgtgtccttctctctgtgtccttctctctgtgtccttctctctgtgtccttctctctgtgtccttctctctgtgtccttctctctgtgtccttctctctctgtccttctctctgtgtccttctctctgtgtccttctctctgctgtccttctctctctgtccttctctctctgtccttctctctctgtcttctctctgtccttctctctctgtccttctctctctgtccttctctctctgtccttctctctctgtccttctctcttctgtccttctctctgtgtcctctctctgtgtccttctctctgtgtccttctctctgtgtccttctctctgtgtccttctctctgtgtccttctctctgtgtccttctctctgtgtccttctccTCTGTGTCCTTCttctctgtgtccttctctctgtgtcttccttctctctgtgtccttctctctgtgtccttctctctgtgtccttctctctgtgtccttctctctgtgtccttctctctgtgtccttctctctgtgtccttctctctgtgtccttctctctgtgtccttctctctgtgtcctctctctctgtgtccttctctctgtgtccttctctctctgtcttctctctctgtcttctctctgtccttctctctctctgtccttctctctgtccttctctctgtgtccttctctctctgtccttctctctgtgtccttctctctgtgtccttctctctgtgtccttctctctgtgtccttctctctgtgtccttctctctgtgtccttctctctgtgtccttctctctgtgtccttctctctgtgtccttctctctgtgtccttctctctgtgtccttctctctgtgtccttctctctgtgtccttctctctgtgtccttctctctgtgtccttctctctgtgtccttctctctctgtgtccttctctctgtgtccttctctctgtgtccttctctctgtgtccttctctctgtgtccttctctctgtgtccttctctctgtgtccttctctctgtgtccttctctctgtgtccttctctctgtgtccttctctctgtgtccttctctctgtgtccttctctctgtgtccttctctctgtgtccttctctctgtgtccttctctctgtgtcccttctctctgtgtccttctctctgtgtccttctct is part of the Heptranchias perlo isolate sHepPer1 unplaced genomic scaffold, sHepPer1.hap1 HAP1_SCAFFOLD_420, whole genome shotgun sequence genome and encodes:
- the LOC137312325 gene encoding uncharacterized protein; protein product: MAAGAATILEKMAASTAAILENMAAGAAAIWDKMAASTATILEKMATAAAILSDGERSLGLGPKSVAPGNRAGTERPESGLRPDSQSPASGPLPDSQSPASGPSPTPSPRPQAPPRLPVPGLRPLPDSQSPASGPSPTPSPRPQAPPRLPVPGLRPLPDSQSPASGPSPTPSPRPQAPPRLPVPGLRPLPDSQSPASGPSPTPSPRPQAPPRLPVPGLRPLPDSQSPASGPSPTPSPRPQAPPRLPVPGLRPLPDSQSPASGPSPASGPSPTPSPRPQAPPRLPVPGLRPSPPPPALLLPLAALNQLLAAGAISFQLPSNARKCLREEIHKDRLVTDSSGHILYSKEEATKGKFAFTTDDYDMFEICFESRLPPESTSARVLYFSIFSMCCLVGLATWQVFYLRRFFKAKKLIE